The region ACCAGAGATTTTTAAGGGATGAAGCAAAGGTGACTGTAAATGGAATCCTGCTTGTCTGTCCATTTTCCCTGGAAACTGCTGGTCCTAAGTCACCAAGCTGTGATTTTCAGTGACATGGCAGCTCCAACACTGGGGTGTTGTTTGTGTTGAGAACCCAAAATGCAATGCTTCATTTCAAAGCAGTAACAGACTCTTTCATTCATAAGCCTTTAATCGATGAATGGTTTATGTTTGATGAAGTATCTCTTGATCGGAGGCATTGGCCTCCTGCTTTGGCCGCCCCTCGTCCCTCTGGGACGGAACAGGGGTGTAAAGGGCACAGTCTGCTTCCCCAGGAAGACAGGGATTAGGGACGGAGGCTGGAGTTCTTTTTACCTCCATGAGCGGTTTCCAAAGTGGCTTCCTTGAGATGGACCTCGAGGCTGAGTTTCTCCAGATGAACTGAGTGTTTCCTTTAAAAGTCATCTGAAGACTGCTCTTAGAGCCGGGTGACGTGCATGCAGTTTGACAGCTGGAAGAGTAGGCGTGGCTCCCTCGTGCATCCAGAAATGAGAACGGGGACCACGAAACTTGAGTCATTCTGAAACCCCTTGTCTTGGACGGCTGGGCTGTCTGATCCGGAGCTCTTCCTTGTTTGTTAAAAGTTCCCCTCTGAGAGCCCGTGCACCCCACATGGCACCAGCGTGGCGGCAGTGGCCTCCGCTGACCCAGCGTTTGCTCACGCGATGGCCGCTTTGCCGCACGGAACTGGCAGAGGCTTCTGTCCGCGTGCTTCTCTGATGGCGCTCTCTCTCTCTAGGATCGGGGTTGGCTGGGAAAGAGAACATGTGTTTACACTGTAATTTGTGTTGTATGGTCAACCACATCATGGGGTCCCTTCAATTTTCTCAATGGTCTTTTAGGAAGAGCCAATGAAGTGGAGGTGAAAAATGAAATGGTGGAGCATGAGGGGAAAAGAGAAATCTTGCAGAACTCTGAGCAAAGACAGCACAAAGAGGACCCGGGAGAGAACTGTGTGGACACAGAGGTGTTACATCCTGGTGACAATGCCGAGGACCAGAAAACCTCTGAAGACAGTGCCCCCGCCCCAGGAACTTTAGTCAGATCCGAGAATGAGGAACAGGTTCAAAGCCAAATTCTAGAaaattctgtttccttccctGCAGACACCCAGCAGGTTGAGTCAAGTGAGGTCATAAACAGTGAACTAGTTGGTGAAATCCCAGATCCTGGGATTGGGCGGGGCAGTGGTAATGCTTTGGATATCGAAAATCAAAGGGAAGAATGTgctgaagaacaggaaaaaggaaaacaggaagattTGAAGACCAACTTGGGAGAGATGAGCACAAAACCATGTCAGGAGTCTGCTCCTCCGCAGATCTCTGAGGCTGAACGGGAGAGCAGTGCAGACCCTAGCAAGCAGAGTGGGAGCCCCACAAAGGCTGAGCCAGAGGCAGGGCTCACGGGGCTGGGGGAGCAGGGGGGCAGCACAGCCTCAGGTCCTCTAAGTGGTAGTGAGGACCCAGGGAGTCACCATGAAACATGCCTGGTAGATGCCCTGGAGGGGCCAGACCCCAGCGCAGGGCAGGATGTAGAGGAGGAACTCGCTAGCCAGGAGGTAGCTGAGCCCAGGGAGGCCCCAGCTCAGAGCACAGAGGCAGGTGGGGAGAACGAGGGGGAGGAGGATGAAGGAAGGAACTCAAGGGAGGTGAAGCCAACTGAGCTAGGGGGCCAAACCAGCCCTCGTTCTCCCGAAGCCGAAAGCAGTCCTCAGGAGGTGACGGACCCAAGGGTGGAAGATGCTGAAAGTGAACCCCTGGATGCGAAAGACCCCAATGAGGAGAATGACCAACAGGGAGAGGCATTGGATTTGTCGCAAAAGAAGACgaagagcaagaaaaagaaaaacaagaagaaaaaatcaCTGGCACCCGCAGAGATCAAAGATGTTCAGAGAGAGTTAACATTTCAGAACCCAgatttaagtgaagtgaaagaagaGCAGGGAAAAGTCACTAATGAAAAACCGGTTGTAGATGCCCAAAACGAGGTTAGTAAAACCCCAAAACAGAACAGTGTAGCAGAGGGCAGTGAAAATAGTGATGGTCCAGAAAATCCTGAAATTGAATTGGATGGAAAACTTAACCAAGACGATGCTGCTGTAAACACTAAGGCTGATGGAGACACATTGGATTTTGAAGATAATTTGATTCAGTCGTCAGGCACCAGTAATAAAGAATTAGACGAAGGTGCTGTAAAAGATGAGGCTGAGGAAGATGGCAGGGCTCCCAGTGGTCCTCCAGGTCCAGAAAATATAGAGGTGCCCAGCTGTGCCCTGCTCGAAGATGGAAGTCCTGCAAAGGACACTAACCATGCCTCCCAAACAGAAGGCACAGAAGGGCATGTGATGTCAGAAAGTCTAGATCAGACAGGCAGAGAGTTTTCAGACAGTGCGCATCTAGAAAACGATGGCCTGGCAGCAACAGATGAGGCGGGGGACTTTAattcagaaagcaaggaagagaaGACAGGTGGGACCGGGAAGGGCAGAAGCAAAGAGGACTGCACCATGTCGTAggttggggcagggtcctggggaGCGCCCAGGGCTGCACAGCAAGTCCGCTGGGAGAGACTCAGAGAATGTTCTAGATCAGTACAGATGCCCCGAAGGACAGTCGACCACCAGGTTATGTACTCCTTCAAGCTACATAGACTGTTACCTGTAGATTTCTGTTTCATCATTAAAGTTATCACCCTGATGGGAAGGACTCTTCTGTTATCAGAGTAAGTTCTCATGGGGAGCATTCCAAAAGTATCAGGCAGCGATGTATACTGTTTTGTTTCTGCTTAAAATCAAAATCCAAACATTTAGCTTTTGCCTTAAGCTGATTTGAATGTGCATATTCTTGACCAAATGTATCAGCATCTAACTGAAAGGACCAAATAGTATCCTGAGATTTCCACATTATAATTTAAGTGGTCTCATTTAAACATATGTGCGTTCATGTTTGATTTtcatatgtataatataacctgtatggtattttatttaaaaagacataaacagCAAAGCAGTGTATAGGTCACTGAGTCATGAGATTTGCACCTTAGGACAATAATTTATCACATGAGGGATAGCAAATAGCTTACTTGCCTTTACCTCGTAAAAGTATCTTATCTCAGACCAATACTTTTCCATCTCATTCTTGAGGATACCTGAATTTATTTTGTAGGAGATTTTGACTTTGTGCCAATTATGTACCAAAGTTATTTTATGCAAAGACTTTTTTTGTTCTGAAAGAGATATATGTTGTAATTGCATTTCCTACTGCAGGATTTGGGCAGGGAGAatcatttctgaaatttatttttttaaccttaaaattaGTTCTCTTTGTATTTGTCTAATCATTATTCAGTAGAGCAACACAAAAGGACCCTTGTGCAAACTGCTGAGTAGAGTCTAACAGGATATTTTTAATAGTTGAATCACTTTTGGTTATTTtggtataaatattttcatttgttggTTTTCAGTATATTCTTAGTGAAAATTTGTTGTTTCGATCCtcctaaacaaaatatatattttctatatgaagaaacattttaaaataattgtaaagttaaataaaaatcattGTAAAATATTACCAGGGGATGTACAGTATGAATGCTGTTGACACTTTATGAGATCACATGACTTCATATTATTGTTACAAGGTGTAATTGAGTGCAAAAAAGACCCAAAGCCTCAACAAAACTTGAGGCAAACGGAAGTGTTACTATGTCGTTGAAATAAAGACGTTTTATAATTTTACACACCTGTGATTTCACTCTCGTGCGACTTGAATTCTGGTTGTGGCTGCATAATGCTGTCTTTAATCTACTTTTGTCTGCTTCTGGGCTGCTGATCCCCAGTCGGGGTTCCAGAGAGAGCTCCTGCTTCATGGCCTTTGCCGACGGTGAACAGCTCCGCTCCCGGCACCCACCCTGGGGCCAGTGTGGGGCCGCCCTTGAGCGAGGCCTTTTCCTCAGGGACTCTCCTGTGACCTGTGGCTCTGACGAAGGGCTCAGTTGAGAAGCGGCTCCATCCCGTGCTTTCGCATGCTTCCAGGTGCCGACATTTGGACTGTTTCAAAGAGGATGATGGGAACTTCAAATAAACACTGTTTCTGCATCCCGTCCTAAAGCAGGGGACAATGGGACTGACCAGTTCTATCCACTTACGCCACGTGCATAGGAAACCAGGAGGCCTGCTAGACCATCAGGTCCAAGGGCCTCCACAGACTTGCAAGTCGGTGTCTCTAACTTTAGCAAAGCTCTGCTCGGACTGGAATACACTCTGAAGCAGCCCTCCTTCCTACCTTTCAAGGCCTCTGGGGAAGTGATTCAAGAGCCGAACTCCATGATGAGCTCATAAAAACCTTTTAAagtctttcctctgtttctcatGTTATTCAACAGCACATTTAAGGGCCTTGCAATACACTTCCCATCCCTCAGCAGTCTCAGCTGTTCACTCCTGCATTTAATCAATGAACATGTAGGTCACCTCCTATATAGAAGGCGCTGGGAGCAAGCACATAGGACCAGCCTCTAGGGGGAGCAGGAGCTGAGAATTGCAAAGGGGAGCAAAAGAGAAGACAAGGATTCTAAAGGGTCAAACGATTCTTGATCATCTAAGAGCCTTCATTATGAACATCAGTGACTCTGCTCCGAGGACGAGATGATATTACTTCACCCAGTAATTAATGTGCAGGTGAAGGCCCCTGAATTACCAAGAAATGGTTGCCTCTGGTGTATTTGGTGTTGGAAGGTGTGGGAGTCAtgaattggccaaaaagttcacttgaGTTTTTCtataccatcttatggaaaaacccgaatgaactttttgcccAACCTAATATATAAGGCAGTTTGGGAAAGATCGCAATGTCAAATGAATCAGActcaaaaaagaatcaaaaggttACCTGCCAAACACATCCCCAGAGTAACCTGGACTGCTGAGGTTTCACTATAATAAGGACAGAGAAAAACATGGATCACTGATTCTTTAAATCAAAAAGCGGGGATATTTTTCAGCCTCAAACCAGAACATAGTGGCTATGTGTAAAATGTTAATCTTCCTTTCAAAGTATAAATAAGTATAattatgagtttattttaaaagatagagaAAGGTACTGAGAATTTTGAATTATAGGCTATTTTATCACATACACAGGTTGGGAAGcagtaaaatttttgaaaagaatgttTAAGAATTACTTTCTGTAACATTGAGTATTTCTAGTTAAAGGAAAACCTAATGACCTGAGCATTTAAATTTCCACTGTCACTGTGAGCCTGGAATGCTGCTTCTGGGAGTTTAGACAGTTTAGGGTTCCTGTTTTCTGTTAATAGATCCCTTTCCTAGGCGTCCCCTTTGTGCAACATGCCAGCATGACCATCGAAACGAGGACACAGCAGTAAGACTCATTCCAAGTGTTGGAtccaaaaggaaaggaaggggtgTTTGTGAGTGTGCTACATTCGGAATATGTACTTATTCCGTGTGATGGTCTTACATAGGGAAAACTATCAGGAGAAAAACCCCTTTCACCCTTTCTGCCCCTCTTACTTCAAAGACGTGCGTATTTTTCAAGACATGAAAGGCTTCAGCTgttcaactgaactgaaacagcgGCTGGTGCGAGGAATCTGTACAGACCTCTTTGGCCCCATaagcaggagaaaaaaagaatcgcCTTCAGCAGCCTGTCCTGTCCCAGTTCTCCCTGTTTTAGGAAGGAGGGGTGATCCTAGCGTGGGAGGCTAGGCCTGGGCAAGATGGAAACTGACCACATGGATTAAGATCAAACTAAGTCAGTGcaagaaggaagcagagaggacCACACACAGTGGACTTCTCGAGACCTGTCTTATGATCATTATCTTCGCAAATATGGGGGGAGATCACTTTTCTCTGCAGGGGGGCGAGGAGGCTTAAGGATGGGAGAAATTAACCTAAGGATGAAAATTATTCTTCTGAGTGTGTATCATTATAAGTAAGCTATTTACCTTTTCTGTGCCTCACTGTACTGTCTGAAATTGGGGTTAGAACCTGCCTTTTAGAGTGGCGATGAGGATTAGATCCAAGTAAAGCAGTAAAGAGAGGCGTGGTTGTTGCTGGTGGTCGACCGTGCTGCAGCCGGGACAGACGGAGTCACAGCACTCGGGgcccccagggcagggctgggggcctggtgcTTGCTTGCTGCCGCCCGGACTGCATGCATGGTCTGCCACTTTGTTCCCTGTTTCACAGGCCTCTAAAGTTCACACCAGAGAGTGTGTTGGGATTTAATATATCGGGTGAGTGGGCCAAAAATCTCGTTTGCATTTTTCCATTCAATCTTATGGAAAACCCCaagcgaactttttggccaacccaatataaaaaccagatttttttaaaaggtaaactgTTGACACTGTTactaaaataactttaatttccaATTGCTTTTAACTTCCTAATATAAAGGAAAACTCAGTCTGAGACTTTGTGACTTAGTTTTCTTAAATGCTCATCCTTTGGGTGTCACAGACCAGTGATGAGTAGGATTGTTTAGTGAGCATAGGTTTGCGACACTCTTGCTGAGTATCACAGTGATTACCAGTCAGGCCTCACTATTCACTTGACAAGTTAGACTTGTTGATTTTTAAAGCTGTAAAAAAGtggtactcatttttttttttttattgaagtgtagttgagttacaatactatgttagttccacatgtataacatatatgaaaacatagttcagtatttttataggttACACTTTATTTCCTGACCTATACAGTATATCCTTTAGCCTTTTTATACCTGGTATTTCGTACCTGTTCATCTTCTCCATCTtgctcctttcccttccctttccccagtGATAAccacctgtgagtctgtttccctcttgttaaattcatttgttttattcttcagATCCCATGTATGTGATAACACAcagtttgtctttctttgactacagtgctcattttctttatatcaggcaattttgcttctttctcttctccagtttcCTTAAACTATCTAGTTTTAATCTTCTCCAATTCTGCTTTAAAATTTCtcacatttctctttatttttcatgtttccacTGTAAGACTAAAGGTCACATTACCCTTGTTTTTTTTATTGCTAGCaatattattacatttttaacagtttttactTGCTATTTGAAAACttctaatagaaaaaataataataaaattgtaaatGGACCCATGAACCTCAAATCCCTTTCTGTTATATTCAGTGTTTCTTACGCCTGTGTTATTGTATATAGGAGTATATACAGGATGAAGTGAAAAGTGATATTGCATACGAGAgccaggtttttaatttttttaaatttttgtttcagtGTTGGGTGCATTTATGGAAAGGACAAAAGATCTGTCAGAAGCAATTTGTATGTCAATTAAAACAGAACTCAGAAGGATGATAAATGTATCTTACACGCAacattttctgctttcatttatttggttGTTATGCCTTTCAAAATAGCAACTTAGGATGTTGGGAAGAGAATTGAGAAAGCATATAATTTGGATTAGAATGAGGATAGAtgacttttcaaaaatgaaaacaaaggtgTGTTTTTATGAATTATTTCCGTTTCACACATCTAATCCAATCTGGGCAGTGTGAGTGCACTGCCCCTCGGGAAGAGGAGCCTCAGGCCAGGAGGCGGTCTGACTCAGACAGCCGGGTTTAGGCAAACAGTGAGCGCAGTGGTCGGGGGGCCTCAGGAAAGCTGTTGGGCTGGGGTCCTCATCGGTAGAGGGGCAGTGAGGCGGCAGTGCCTCCCCTGGGGCTTCGTGGGCGGCGGTGCGAGTCGCCGGGGCGCACCACGTCACACACTGGCATCCATCATCAGCTCGTCCTGATTTTGCCTGGAAAAACTGGTGTAGGGTGCTGCCCCTGAAACCCGCCCCAGTCTTCGTTGCCCCCTCTGTACTCTGGAGACTGTATTCCTCGATGCCCCTTCACAGAGACATTGGGGAGATTTCTGGgtgcttcagttcagctcagttgctcagtcgtgtccgacttcgcgaccccacggattgcagcacgccaggtttccctgtcctccaccgtctcctggagcttgctccaactctgGGTGCTTACGTACATGCAGACTTCTGTGTCTGGGGGGAGGAATGGCGGAAACCTGAGCTGTGACTTCGTCCACCCGCAAAAGAAGAGCAGCGCCTTACAAGTGGGTTAGCCGGTGTGTTATCAGCACACTTAGGGGCCATAAACAACTCTGATGTGGGTGCGTCTTTGAGAGAAATGAAGAAGATACACACGTCTGGGGTAGAAACTCGGAAAGTCAAGGCTGATGAAAATACTGGTTATATCTGGTCATGATTCTCGGTGTGTTTGTAATACCTTGCTAATGATGTTAAACCGTGAAGCCTGTGAGATCTTGTGTTGCAGTGTGGTTTGGCCTTAGAGCTCTTGCATGCTAACCCAAAGTAGAAGATTAGCCTGCTTGCATGCAGCCGGATACTGCCCTACGAGACAAGCATGTGTGGGAGGTTGACGCGGCTCAGCCCTCCCTTGGCTGAATTCCTCCCCATCCTGTCTGTGGCCTCATTCACTGTGGTACGTGCGTAATACCCTCATCATCAGTTTCACTAACCCCAGTGCTCATTCTGCGGTTTAGCCACCTGCTGAAAGGGGCATTCACTGAGTCTCCTAAACCTGttatctttctgatttctttagaTATTAGGTTGAAAAAGCTTGTTGACGAACGGGAATGCTTATTGGAACAggtaacaatctttttttttaattactttttgagTTCTGGAATGGGGCACCTAAAACCGGGATCCTTCCCACTCTAGCTTCTTGCTTCATCAGGAAACCCCTGATACATCATGCCTGAAAATAATTATCAAGCCAGCCAGTATTCTTAATGTTTTTATCCAAGTAAGACATCAGAAGTCATACTAGACTTATGGGACATGTGTCCCAAAGATTCAAGGCCATGTTCTGAATTTGGCACACTTTACATGAATTCCTGATTAAATAAGAGATTTGGGTAGAAGACCTTGAATAAACATTGAGAGGCAAGGGTGTTTCTGAAACATTCCAACACCCTTCCTCTTCTACCTGCTCATAAAGGTCAgttctgaggcttccctggtggtccagtggttaagaatccaccttccaatgcagggggtgcactATCAATCCCGGGTTGGGGAATTAAGGTCCCATATTCAAAAATCTTTTCAGGTCAGTTTTGTAATCTCTCAGTGATCAGCACCCCTCTCCGGCAGGTATTTCCTGCTTATAGCTGATCCAAGTTATTTTCACTGCTGTTTACCTACCTTGATCTCTTCTGCCTCAAGAAATCCTACACAGTAGTATGCCTTGGTCTTTTTCATAGTGggatagtgaaagtcactcagtcatgtccaactctttgtggccccatggactatacagtccatgagattctccaggccagaatactggagtgggtagcctttcccttctccaggggaatctttccaacccagggatcaaaaccaggtctcccacattccaggcagattctttgacagctgagctaccagggaagccctttttcatATGCAAGGTAGTATTATTAAGAAATTATTCCACAATCACTTTCTAAGGAAAATCGACTCTTCTCATTTTTCCCTCGTAAGCCTAATCAACGGTATCTGCCTCACTTTTTTCAAGTTTTGAAGATTTCTCTCAAAATTGGGTAAACCACTAAATGTGGTGAGAGGACTCTCTTGAAGTGTCTGTGATCTTCTGTAAACCTGTGTCCGTGGTAATTCTGTACTTGCTTTCAAAGCAGTGTGCACCGATGGTCTGTATCAATGTTCTGTTCTGCCCCTGTCAGTGGCGGTGGGGAGGACTTCCAAAAAGTCCACAGAGATTGGAGGCTAACAGGACCAGGGCTGGGAGACTCCCCATTGCACAACAGAAAAttccacacacaacacacacacacatggctgtTAATTGCAATCCCAACTACTCTAGGTGTCTCTCAGAGGGAAGAAAGCCATGTAGAGGTCAACCCCTTGAAGGTTGCAGGCAAACCTGCAACCTGATGGGGTTCTGTTGGGGACAGTGCTTCTGTGCCTGGAAGGTTCCTGGTGGCATAGCTGTCTTTTTAGTGAATAAAGCAAACAGAATTGTATACAGATTTACGAACTTGTAGAttaatacttgggcttccctggtggctcagctgataaagaatctgcctgccaaagcaggagatgcaggttcgatccctggattgggaagatcccctggagtaggaaatggcaatctgctccagtattcttgcctgggaagtcccatggacagaggagcctggtgggctatagtccaaaatgtcgaaaagagtcggacatgactgagtgcacatgcATACATAGATAAACACTAAAACCATTTTATGGAAAAATCTTCTGAACTCAAGAGGTATTTCAACCTTAGAGATAATTTTTCACCCAGAGTTACAAAATAATGCATGCCTGATACTGTGAATATAGTCTCATTTTCATCCATTATACTATTACTCTCAAAGAAGAGTGCTCACTGGTGGAAggtttttcatttatgtattatttgggtTTGTTTCTTGACAAACAAATCAAAAGAGAGACACTCCCCATCTTCCCAGTGGGTTGTAACATTTTACTGTATTTCTCTCCTTCTTTATGTAACCCTTCACCTTAGAGAATCACGAAATGATGGCAGGACAACATCAGATTGTACTTGTGGGGCATGGGGTTTGACTTGACATGCTCCTTCCTTTCTGATAGGCTCTAGTCTcatttaaaatagagaaattaataTACTTTATTGGTGGATATTTTCAGATTAAGAAACTCAAGGGGCAGCTGGAAGAGAGACAGAAGAATATCAGATTAGACACTCTGCACCCGGAAGATGGTGTCTTACAAAATGGGACGGACGTGCACGTGATGGATCTACAGAGTAAATGTCAATCCTCATGTAGAAGGAATCCCTTAGCTGTGTGCGGTTTTTATTGTACTGGTGCAGGCGGAGAAAACTATCATGGCAAGGAGTGGCCAGTGTTCCCCCATGTCCTCCCAGAAGCCCTTGAGTacagaagcagaaagctgtttcttTGTGGGCTAGGACAAGGAAGAGCAGTGGGCAGGACAAGCATGTTTCTGTCTGAGCCTAGGAAACAGAACAGGTGCCCCAGAATGAGCACCAGGGTACCACCAGATGACTTGCTGCTAGAAACCACATTTGCTCTGCTGGATACAGTCTTCGGATCTGCTGACTGTATGGGGGAAGTCAGAAGGTATTTTTCCATGCCAGTAaactgagtaggaaatggcaatctgctccagtattcttgcctgggaaaccccatggacagaggagcctggcgggctaaagtccaaagtgttgcaaagagtcagacgtgactaagcacgcatgctTAGTTTAGATAAACACTAAAACTATTTATGGAAAAATCTCCTGAACTCAAGAGGAATTTCAACcttaaagataatttttcacCCAGAGTTACAAAATAATGCATGCCTGATACTGTGAATATAtcagtgaagagctgactctttggaaaagaccgaggtgctgggaaagattgaggccaggaggaaaaggggatgacagagggtgaggtggttagatagcatcactgactcaatagacatgagcctgagcaaactccaggagatactgaaggacagggaagaatggagggctgcagtccacgaggttgcaaagtcggacgtgacttagcggctgaacaacagcaacaacaaaactagAAAGAGGCTTAAAGGGATAAAAGCATGCCCCgtctctctgcctcctcccccttcccccaccatttctttgtcttctttgctCTAAGGTGCGCTCCCTGCGAGGTGAGAGCGCCTCCTCAGTTGTGGGGCCACAACAGGCAAGATTACAAGGTTAAGGGCTTGGTTCCCAGTAACtattgttttaacattttaaaagcccCAAGAGCTTAacaaattttccttctctttcaaccTTTAGGGGATGCCAACAGACAGATCAGCGACCTCAAATTTAAACTTGCAAAATCTGAGCAAGAGATAACTGCATTAGAACAAAATGTACGTGCACACTTTTAAGCAATCACGGGCAGCCCAGCCGATGATTAACTGAAATTTTATATGCTAGAAAGAACTCACCCTTCAAAGGCTGAGgacagaaagaggcagagaattTTAGAGCCAAAAAAACATCCAAAGGAGGATAAACAAGGCAGCAAGACTCTCCAAGCATTTCCCACAAGGAGAGAACATAGAGAGGGAAAGGTCATTGCTAGGATCTGGGCTGTTATAGGGCCGTCCCTATGGCTCCAACTGTAAAAAGTcagcctgcagtgtggagaccccggtttgatccctgggtcgggaagaacccctggagaaggaaatggcaacccactccagtattcttgcctggaaaatcccatggatggaggagcctggcgggctacagcccatggggtcacaaagtgggaCACTTATAATCAATGTCAAtcctttatagggcttccctggtaactcagaagtaaagaatccacctgccaatgcaggagatgtgggtttgatcccagggtcacggcaatcccctggagaaggaactggcaacccactcctgtattcttgcctgagaaatcccaaggtcagagaagcctggtgggct is a window of Muntiacus reevesi chromosome 1, mMunRee1.1, whole genome shotgun sequence DNA encoding:
- the LRRFIP1 gene encoding leucine-rich repeat flightless-interacting protein 1 isoform X9, producing MDMGTQGSGRKRLPNRERLTAEDDALNQIAREAEARLAAKRAARAEAREIRMKELERQQKEIYQVQKKYYGLDTKWGDIEQWMEDSERYSHRSRRNTSASDEDERMSVGSRGSLRSQPDLEYGGPYAWTNGYDGDLYGSQSLSRRSGRNSSYSGDSRFSTLSSSREDTLPSYLYSAARPAGSNRASVSDESSLGGARRGSACSSQALGGQASELSSHFKSSSRASSRASSARASPVVEERPEKDFTEKGSRSLPGLSAATLASLGGTSSRRGSGDTSISIDTEASIREIKELNELKDQIQDVEGKYMQGLKEMKDSLAEVEEKYKKAMVSNAQLDNEKTNFMYQVDTLKDMLLELEEQLAESRRQYEEKSKEFEREKHAHSILQFQFAEVKEALKQREEMLEEIRQLQQKQASYIREISDLQETIEWKDKKIGALERQKEFFDSVRSERDDLREEVVVLREELKKHGIILNSEIATNGEMPDTLNSIALQTSTKMTKEELNALQATGDGTLGRANEVEVKNEMVEHEGKREILQNSEQRQHKEDPGENCVDTEVLHPGDNAEDQKTSEDSAPAPGTLVRSENEEQVQSQILENSVSFPADTQQVESSEVINSELVGEIPDPGIGRGSGNALDIENQREECAEEQEKGKQEDLKTNLGEMSTKPCQESAPPQISEAERESSADPSKQSGSPTKAEPEAGLTGLGEQGGSTASGPLSGSEDPGSHHETCLVDALEGPDPSAGQDVEEELASQEVAEPREAPAQSTEAGGENEGEEDEGRNSREVKPTELGGQTSPRSPEAESSPQEVTDPRVEDAESEPLDAKDPNEENDQQGEALDLSQKKTKSKKKKNKKKKSLAPAEIKDVQRELTFQNPDLSEVKEEQGKVTNEKPVVDAQNEVSKTPKQNSVAEGSENSDGPENPEIELDGKLNQDDAAVNTKADGDTLDFEDNLIQSSGTSNKELDEGAVKDEAEEDGRAPSGPPGPENIEVPSCALLEDGSPAKDTNHASQTEGTEGHVMSESLDQTGREFSDSAHLENDGLAATDEAGDFNSESKEEKTGGTGKGRSKEDCTMS
- the LRRFIP1 gene encoding leucine-rich repeat flightless-interacting protein 1 isoform X14; amino-acid sequence: MDMGTQGSGRKRLPNRERLTAEDDALNQIAREAEARLAAKRAARAEAREIRMKELERQQKEIYQVQKKYYGLDTKWGDIEQWMEDSERYSHRSRRNTSASDEDERMSVGSRGSLRSQPDLEYGGPYAWTNGYDGDLYGSQSLSRRSGRNSSYSGDSRFSTLSSSREDTLPSYLYSAARPAGSNRLGGQASELSSHFKSSSRASSRASSARASPVVEERPEKDFTEKGSRSLPGLSAATLASLGGTSSRRGSGDTSISIDTEASIREIKELNELKDQIQDVEGKYMQGLKEMKDSLAEVEEKYKKAMVSNAQLDNEKTNFMYQVDTLKDMLLELEEQLAESRRQYEEKSKEFEREKHAHSILQFQFAEVKEALKQREEMLEEIRQLQQKQASYIREISDLQETIEWKDKKIGALERQKEFFDSVRSERDDLREEVVVLREELKKHGIILNSEIATNGEMPDTLNSIALQTSTKMTKEELNALQATGDGTLGRANEVEVKNEMVEHEGKREILQNSEQRQHKEDPGENCVDTEVLHPGDNAEDQKTSEDSAPAPGTLVRSENEEQVQSQILENSVSFPADTQQVESSEVINSELVGEIPDPGIGRGSGNALDIENQREECAEEQEKGKQEDLKTNLGEMSTKPCQESAPPQISEAERESSADPSKQSGSPTKAEPEAGLTGLGEQGGSTASGPLSGSEDPGSHHETCLVDALEGPDPSAGQDVEEELASQEVAEPREAPAQSTEAGGENEGEEDEGRNSREVKPTELGGQTSPRSPEAESSPQEVTDPRVEDAESEPLDAKDPNEENDQQGEALDLSQKKTKSKKKKNKKKKSLAPAEIKDVQRELTFQNPDLSEVKEEQGKVTNEKPVVDAQNEVSKTPKQNSVAEGSENSDGPENPEIELDGKLNQDDAAVNTKADGDTLDFEDNLIQSSGTSNKELDEGAVKDEAEEDGRAPSGPPGPENIEVPSCALLEDGSPAKDTNHASQTEGTEGHVMSESLDQTGREFSDSAHLENDGLAATDEAGDFNSESKEEKTGGTGKGRSKEDCTMS